The following proteins are encoded in a genomic region of Apis mellifera strain DH4 linkage group LG14, Amel_HAv3.1, whole genome shotgun sequence:
- the LOC100576542 gene encoding protein POLR1D isoform X1, with the protein MDDETLNRLAVEALLEEAKLGAKRAEIMGPSGWIKPKECINKRFLHSTLRNVVLSNKYQLKRKSEKQLRIPESKLK; encoded by the exons atgGATGACGAAACTTTAAATAG acttGCAGTTGAAGCATTATTGGAAGAAGCAAAACTTGGAGCAAAAAGAGCAGAAATAATGGGTCCTAGTGGATGGATAAAACCAAAAGAATGTATTAACAAAAGATTTCTTCATTCAACATTACGGAATGTTgttctttcaaataaatatcaattgaaaagaaaaagtgaaaagcAGTTGCGTATACCTGagagtaaattaaaataa
- the LOC100576542 gene encoding protein POLR1D isoform X2 produces MLIRKLAVEALLEEAKLGAKRAEIMGPSGWIKPKECINKRFLHSTLRNVVLSNKYQLKRKSEKQLRIPESKLK; encoded by the exons ATGCTAATCCGAaa acttGCAGTTGAAGCATTATTGGAAGAAGCAAAACTTGGAGCAAAAAGAGCAGAAATAATGGGTCCTAGTGGATGGATAAAACCAAAAGAATGTATTAACAAAAGATTTCTTCATTCAACATTACGGAATGTTgttctttcaaataaatatcaattgaaaagaaaaagtgaaaagcAGTTGCGTATACCTGagagtaaattaaaataa